The following are encoded together in the Mesoterricola sediminis genome:
- a CDS encoding sensor histidine kinase: MQPPEGPRVTDEDALQAAHQDGVALLALLQGMDEGFALQELVLDDRGAAVDTRFLEVNLAFERLTGLRRAQVMGRLASEVASASPLWGVVHAAVGLTRAATETEAYCPRAGRPFRIRAHSPVPGQIAVFFRDITEPRAAQARLSAQERMQGTISGLFRSALDAPTEAELASTFLDAACRLTGSPVGFVGIINPLGNLQALAVIHDLMPTGARAQAEVLARMADIPLTGFWADVVRERRSLHRTAPDTLPGHPFPLERQLGTPLVQGHTILGFIGLANKRDPYADEELERMETLASIFVSALTHKRMELSLHDANADLEFRRVEMQAAIDELDAFSYTVSHDLRAPLRHIIGFTELLRKEMHAPPESRAAHFLETITASGRHMGSLIDALLVFSQSGRVPIQKQRVDLALMVPEVVRALELEAGDRKIAWDITNLPVVEADPVLIRSVLANLVSNAIKFTRERPDPAVRIGCESRDRETILFVADNGAGFNPRNAQRLFGVFQRLHPASRFEGTGIGLANVRRIILRHGGRVWATGEEGAGATFYFTLPCRPEA; the protein is encoded by the coding sequence ATGCAGCCCCCCGAAGGCCCCCGCGTCACGGATGAGGACGCCCTCCAGGCCGCCCACCAGGACGGAGTGGCCCTCCTGGCCCTGCTCCAGGGCATGGACGAGGGGTTCGCCCTGCAGGAGCTGGTCCTGGACGATCGGGGCGCGGCGGTGGACACCCGGTTCCTGGAGGTGAACCTGGCTTTCGAGCGCCTGACGGGCCTCCGCCGGGCCCAGGTGATGGGCCGTCTGGCCTCGGAGGTGGCCAGCGCCTCCCCCCTGTGGGGGGTCGTCCACGCCGCCGTGGGCCTGACCCGGGCCGCCACGGAAACGGAAGCCTACTGCCCGCGGGCGGGCCGGCCCTTCCGGATCCGGGCCCACAGCCCGGTCCCCGGCCAGATCGCCGTCTTTTTCCGGGATATCACCGAACCCCGGGCCGCCCAGGCCCGGCTCAGCGCCCAGGAGCGCATGCAGGGCACCATCAGCGGGCTCTTCCGAAGCGCCCTGGACGCCCCGACCGAAGCCGAGCTGGCCTCGACCTTCCTGGACGCGGCCTGCCGCTTGACCGGCAGCCCCGTGGGCTTCGTGGGGATCATCAACCCCCTGGGCAACCTCCAGGCCCTGGCGGTCATCCACGACCTCATGCCCACCGGGGCGCGGGCCCAGGCCGAGGTGCTGGCCCGCATGGCCGACATCCCCCTCACGGGCTTCTGGGCCGACGTGGTGCGGGAGCGGCGCAGCCTGCACCGGACGGCCCCGGACACCCTCCCCGGCCATCCCTTCCCCCTCGAACGCCAGCTGGGGACCCCCCTCGTCCAGGGCCACACCATCCTCGGGTTCATCGGGCTGGCCAACAAGCGGGACCCCTACGCCGACGAGGAGCTGGAGCGCATGGAGACCCTGGCCTCCATCTTCGTGTCGGCCCTCACCCACAAGCGCATGGAGCTCTCCCTCCACGACGCCAACGCCGACCTGGAATTCCGCCGCGTGGAGATGCAGGCGGCCATCGACGAGCTCGACGCCTTCTCCTACACCGTCTCCCACGACCTCCGGGCCCCGCTCCGCCACATCATCGGCTTCACGGAACTCCTCCGGAAGGAGATGCACGCGCCCCCGGAAAGCCGCGCCGCCCACTTCCTGGAGACCATCACGGCCTCCGGGCGGCACATGGGCAGCCTCATCGACGCCCTCCTCGTCTTCAGCCAGTCGGGGCGGGTGCCCATCCAGAAGCAGCGCGTGGACCTGGCCCTGATGGTGCCCGAGGTGGTCCGCGCCCTCGAACTGGAGGCCGGGGACCGCAAGATCGCCTGGGACATCACCAACCTCCCCGTGGTCGAGGCCGACCCGGTGCTCATCCGCAGCGTCCTCGCCAACCTGGTGTCCAACGCCATCAAGTTCACCCGGGAGCGGCCGGATCCCGCGGTGCGCATCGGCTGCGAGAGCCGGGACCGGGAGACCATCCTCTTCGTCGCCGACAACGGCGCCGGGTTCAATCCCCGCAACGCCCAGCGGCTCTTCGGCGTGTTCCAGCGCCTCCACCCCGCCTCCCGCTTCGAGGGCACCGGCATCGGCCTCGCCAACGTGCGCCGGATCATCCTCCGCCACGGGGGGCGCGTGTGGGCCACCGGGGAGGAAGGGGCCGGCGCCACCTTCTACTTCACCCTCCCCTGCCGCCCGGAGGCCTGA
- a CDS encoding response regulator: MSARASHRMLLADDDPRDVELVQLALAQGGLAVRADVVKDGEGVLAYLYRRGPWREREGGEPALLLLDLKMPGMDGVDVIRALRADAAQRSLPVVVFTSSHHEKDILACQEAGANAYVVKPVDFPDFVETVQTLAHFWLTSNRTVSARQPG, translated from the coding sequence ATGTCCGCCCGCGCCTCGCACCGGATGCTTCTCGCCGACGACGACCCCCGGGACGTGGAGCTGGTCCAGCTCGCCCTGGCCCAGGGCGGCCTCGCTGTCCGCGCCGACGTGGTCAAGGACGGCGAGGGGGTCCTCGCCTACCTGTACCGCCGGGGCCCCTGGCGTGAGCGGGAGGGCGGCGAGCCGGCCCTGCTCCTCCTGGACCTCAAGATGCCCGGCATGGACGGCGTCGACGTGATCCGGGCCCTCCGGGCCGACGCCGCCCAGCGATCCCTGCCGGTGGTCGTCTTCACGTCCTCGCACCACGAGAAGGACATCCTGGCCTGCCAGGAGGCCGGCGCCAACGCCTACGTGGTCAAGCCCGTGGACTTCCCCGACTTCGTGGAGACCGTCCAGACCCTCGCCCACTTCTGGCTCACCTCGAACCGGACCGTCTCCGCCCGTCAGCCCGGATAG